tgtaaaaaatgattgctGAAATCTGCTAAATGTAGTGTTATGATACAACTTAACATTTCATGGTgagtaaatgtaatatttcaaggCAGTACAAACACTATAAGTtgtaacaacaacaaacaaaataaataaattacaaatattgttttcattttttaaaatattttttattgcttttgtgtttttaagtAATAACCTGagcaataatataaatataatactgatcatatatttttttgttttgtggtttagctatttttacaggaaaatatgaaaaaaaaatgctgttaaaaCAGAGGATCCTGTGCTctaataacaatatataataacaataattgtttaattatattattttaattgtaattatatgtaatttctattattattattgttattgttagtattataaaaaatgtaatacatatTCTATACAATATTCTAACAATAACTATTACTGCAATTCAGTTTCACACTGAATCTGAAACAGATCCATCTTGGAATTTCACAAGTGTTGAAATTGACTGTTTAAATAGAGATTGCATGCAGACTGAAGTGTTTGAATAACCTTTAAGAGGTTATTGTGTGAAATCAGGTATAACAAACCGATTGTGCCTGAAATCCCAGGAATTCATATCAGAGACGTTTTATGTGAGCTTTCTAACAACTTTTTCTTCATTCCTGCTGCAGGATCAACCATGAGCAACCCTTACTACAGCACGAGTAACAACTCGATTCATAACTGCACCGAAGTGGATGATCTGGTGAAGCGCTATTATCTGCCTGCCATGTACGGTGCGCTCTTCATCGTAGGCGTTGTGGGCAACATCACCGCTCTGCTGGTCTACGTGGTCAAAGTTCGTCCCTGGAAGAGCAGCACCATCATCATGGTGAACCTCGTCATCACCGACCTCGTCTTCATGATCTCCTTGCCCTTCCTGACCTACTACTACAGCCACAGCGACTCCTGGATGCTGGGCATCATCATGTGTCGCTTCACACGCTTCATCTTCCACTTCAACCTCTACGGCAGCATCCTTTTCCTCACCTGTCTGGCCATCTTTCGCTATGTGGCGATCGTGCATCCGTTGCATGCACACAGCATCAAGCAGAAGCGCTGGGGAACTCTGGCGTGCGTTCTGGTTTGGGCCGTGGCGGTTGCAGAAATTAGTCCAATTTTTAACCAAATTGAAATGAAGTCGCAGGACAACAAAACCTACTGCTTGGATCTTGCGAGCAACAAGCCAGAATTCATGTGGCCGTATAGTTGGGTGTTGACCGTGCTTGGATATCTGGTTCCTCTAGTCGTGGTCTGTCTTTGCTATTGGCGCATCATGAAGGAGCTAAAGAAAGGTCCTCATAAGGAAAGCAGCAAACGGGTTCGAGCGAGGCGACTCATCGTGTTGATTCTGACATGTTTCATTGTGTGCTTTTTCCCTTTTCATGTGCTACGGGCTTTGAGGATCTACACAAAATTCACTCTGGATACCGACTGCATGCTGGACCGCTGGGTTCATGCCGCATATATCATCTCGAGGCCGATCGCTGTACTCAACATCATTTTCAACCTGCCGCTCTATACATTATCAGGGGATTGTTTTAAGCAGGCCTTCATGGAAATGTTCAAATGTGATCGGCTCATGTCGAAAACTAAAGGAATCATTAAAGTGGCTGTGATCAACAAACCTGTGTCCAAAATCACGTATGATCAAAGCAGCTGAGACACACACTGGTGATAGAAATGTACAATAaactctaataaaaaaaaaagtcaaaggcACTCTGAAACAGCTGACATATGAAGGGATACTCCACCATAAAATGGctctctgtcatcatttactcaagttGTTCCAGACCTGTATGACTTGTTAAGAAGATATTGTGAAGAAGCAACATTGGACcctattgttattgttaactaatatttaaaattaaaactgtaaaaaaacaaacaaacaaaacaacaacaacaaaacaccttttgttcattaaaataaagctgaaatgaataaataaataattattagatgaacattttaaaaagttaaaatattaaaatgactaaaataaataaatactttataaatattttaaattatacaatgaaagctaaatggaaatataaaaaaacaaaagcaaataaaaaaaatgacaaaagcactaAATTATGAAagcttaaattaaaactaaaaaaatattaaatataatctaaaatactataatagcatataaaatagCACTGCTAtcgactttcattatatggatcatttttcaaaatatcttcttccgtgttatttatatatatatatatatatatatatatatatatatatatattaatatatcatattaCTTGCTGTTGCCaattaataaaagcaaaaaaaaaaaagatgcaaatgCATATGTTGCAATGCTTTTTCCATTATTAACGCACCAGGCCTAGCCTAAAAGCTGTTTAACTGTTATCACATTACCTCAATGTGCACAGCCTCAAGTGGctttatgtactgtataatattgaaaatgtttcataCTGTTGTGCtgaggtcatgggtttgattcctgagaatgcatgaattaaatgtacatattgaatgcaatgtaagtttcttggaataaaagtgtctgccaaatgaatgaaataaatgtgatcctggaccacaaaaccagtaaatttttttcaaattgagatttatacattatctgaaagctgaataaataagctttccatttatgtatggtttgttaggatatgacaataCTGAAaaactggaatctgagggtgcaaaaaaatctatatattgagaaaattgcctttaaagttgtccaaatgaagtccttagcaatgcatattactgttatccgttactgattccagattacatgacaaaacttttagtcagtaacgtaatccgttacattacacattttagttaatataatcagattacttttagattacttttcatttaactcgtttatcacattgatttaaatagcattatcttgaAAAAATttattccattcattgtaatttacaacacgaagtgcattaaacattatattacatcaaggtttcccaaactagggttcgtaaaggaaaAGCAGGGGGGGGGTtggggttgtgagtttaatgaaaagctgacaattaattaaatcataaaaaattaaaattaaaataaataattttaaaacaaactccctttcgaggaaagtctcttcactcggcggccatatttgcaatgcctccaggcagctcgtacaagacctatcttaatgaatggaggaatcctgaaatctcaaaaactgctcgtTGAACTCACGattaaatagcatttaaaaagcttatttttcaggctagaccagccaatgcacatgcggagtcataacgtgcttatatgtgcattggctggtctagtcagGTTTCTGTGAGAAATTTGGTTCTTTCATTTAGGATGTGGAACTGTTCCTCCATATTGCACGTcacagtttctcccattcataagtataggagtgaaccgtctttgtatttctatagtctttgttcTAAATagaacacttactaaaaaaagatgaaatatttttatttacctgcatgccatgtgatcattaatcaacatcaaacaAACCGTgagcatgcaaatgtgttacttaattattgaaatatttattttaaaatctcaggggtacttaaagcaaatatatttggtgaataaggtttagatgacaaaaagttttgaaatacctgcattacatgtaactaagaaaGAACgtgaaaatgtttattgtttattgtttatttggaTCCCCATTAGCTTCCACAGAGTGGTTGCTAGTCTTTCTGGGGTCCTCAACTCAATCCAAAACAGACAATCGTacaaatagataaaaaaaacaaaaaaacaaaaaacaaaaaaacaaattgacTTATCAcatcacaaactatacatctcAGCAGAAGCAGCACTTAGAAATATACATCTACatatttataagcatatctTCACATTTTCTTCGAAATACATATGTACAGTTACTCTTTCTTATATTTATGGGAACCATATTCCAAGCAACAGAACCTCAATaaagtatttttcatcaaatttgtTTGTGGACACAGTAAAAAAAGTTGATCCCTACTCACTTGACATGTTTTATAATCATGCCTAAGTCCCACATAAACAagcttttcaaagaaaaaaacaaggaGTATAATacttgaataaatataaataaaaatataccaaCAAtcgtaaatgtaatttaacctTCACCGGCAGCCACGATAACTTTCTATGCATATCACTAACATTGGCCCGAAACTGATAATGAAGCACTAACCTGGCTGCTCTGTTTCTCTGAAGCACTTGACCATACCATAGGGCAGTACTCAAGATATGATAAAACTAATGACTGTACCACATCTTTTAAAAGTGAagatgggataaatgcagaacatttCCTGGCCGTCGCTATACCTTTTGTGGtatgtgcatttttaattagttagcctataattaataatacatggttaaaaaacctacggagtaataattcaaataaaaatgaatgtgttcatgagtagttgatgcaatcttgaaacccttcttaaacctctaaatccagtgttcaaatgctgtcgccacctgactaatgtctgatctttgtgtgaatgtccacaaaactggactatatatacatactgtatataatcggtaggctattctaaaggaaaatttaaaagatg
The genomic region above belongs to Onychostoma macrolepis isolate SWU-2019 chromosome 01, ASM1243209v1, whole genome shotgun sequence and contains:
- the LOC131545755 gene encoding 2-oxoglutarate receptor 1-like; translated protein: MSNPYYSTSNNSIHNCTEVDDLVKRYYLPAMYGALFIVGVVGNITALLVYVVKVRPWKSSTIIMVNLVITDLVFMISLPFLTYYYSHSDSWMLGIIMCRFTRFIFHFNLYGSILFLTCLAIFRYVAIVHPLHAHSIKQKRWGTLACVLVWAVAVAEISPIFNQIEMKSQDNKTYCLDLASNKPEFMWPYSWVLTVLGYLVPLVVVCLCYWRIMKELKKGPHKESSKRVRARRLIVLILTCFIVCFFPFHVLRALRIYTKFTLDTDCMLDRWVHAAYIISRPIAVLNIIFNLPLYTLSGDCFKQAFMEMFKCDRLMSKTKGIIKVAVINKPVSKITYDQSS